Part of the Pedobacter roseus genome is shown below.
TAATAGCCATTGTTATCAGATGGCACATAATTTAGCTCCGGATCGTAATTTTTGATTTTGCTGAGTACAAACAGGTTTGATCCGTTTACAAATACCCTTGCACTGCGTACCTTAATTTTCGACAAAAATTCTTTTGGGAGATCGTAACTTAACTGAAGGGTTTTTAACCTTAAGAAAGCGCCATCATTTAACCAGAAATCAGAATCCAGGTTGTTCACCGTACTGTTCCTGTCGAATGCGGCAGGCAGATTATTATCAGGCGTTTGAGGTGTCCACCGACCTTCATATTGCCAAAGTGCCGGCGTGGTTTCTGAATTGTTTCCTTGCGGACGGATAATATGTTTTACACCGCTTACGCCATAAAACAAGGCTTCTACACCAAAACCTTTATACCTTAACCCCAGGTTAATACCAAAATTGTTTCTTGGAATCTGGCTGTCAAAAAAGCGTTCCCTATCGTTACTGGTAATTTTGCCATCATTGTTGATATCAACATATTTAATGTCGCCAGGTTTGCTACCTGTTAATGGCGTTACTTTTCCGCCGTTGGCGTTAGTATAGTTATTTATCTCCGCCTGATTATTATAAATACCATCGGTTTTATAAATTAAAAAAGAACGGATTGGATAGCCGGTTTGACGCTGATAATCGATTGTTAACGGCGATTCATCCATAAAAACAATTTCGTTGTTGGTATGGGTAAAATTACCCCCAACGGTATAACTGAAATCGGTACCGATTTTACCATTGTAGTTCAACTCCAGTTCGAAACCATTGCTATTGGCGATCCCGATATTTTCGGGCGGGAGTTTACCTCCTAAACCGGTATAGCTTGGAATGGAGGCATTTCTCTGGGTTAAAATATCGTATCGGTGTCTCCAGAAATAATCACCGTTAAAGGTTAATGCATTGTTAAAAAAGCCGAGTTCCAGGCCAATGTCCATACTTTTAACCTTCTCCCAGGTAAAGTTTGGATTTGGTGATACGTTGGTGGCTAAGCCCAGGGCGGGTACATCCGGATTGCCAAAATAGTAGGCATTCTGATTAATTTTATAAGTACTTAAATAAAGATATGGGCTAATCGCGTCATCACCCAAAATGCCCCACGAGCCCCTTAGTTTCGCAAAACTTACAAAAGGTAAAGCTTTGCCAAAGAAATTTTCCTTGCTCATTACCCATCCGGCAGAAATACCCGGGAAGAAACCAAATTTATTACCCGGACCAAAATTGAACGATCCATTATAACGGCCACTAAATTCGAACAAATATTTTTCTTTGTAGCTGTAATTTACCCTGCCAAAAACACTTCTTCTGCCATTTTGATCGCCTGAACCTCCATTCGATAAAAAGGTTGGATCAGGGTTGGCTAATCCTAAAAAAGGCAGCTGATCGCTTAACAGGCTTCTTGAGCCTGTGGTGGTCTGCGCAGTTAAATAATCCGTTTCTTCATAGCCAAAAATAGAACTCACATTATGATCGCTGGCAAATACTCTATCATAGCCAAGTTTAATGTTATAGGTATTTCTTCTGGTACGGCCCCAGGTTTCGTTTAATCCGATTAAATTTCCATTGGTAGATTCTTTTTTGTTGATGTATTCTCCGGTAGTTTTGTTATAATCATAATTATCATACGGGCGCGAAAGACGTTTATATTGCCAGAAAGTATTGTCTAAACCTGCATAGGCATTTAAATAAAGACCTTTGGTTACCCATGGCATTTTCAAGTCGATTGTTCCCGTTGCCTGTGCATAATAAGATAACTGACGATCGTAACCGGGTTGATCTGTAACCCTCAGCAATGGATTGCTGCCAGTTGTTGTGCCTGTACCATATAAACCGTTGGGATACTTTGCTGCAACAGTTGGATATTGGGCCAAAATTGCCATAAATACCCCACCGTTTAAGTTTGCATTATCAAGAGGTGCATATTTATCTTCATTACGTCCTGATAAATCGAGTGAAACCTTTAAATCCTTTGTAATATTGGCATCAATATTAGCCCTTAAGTTTTTTTGGTTATAATTAAACGGCGATTCGTTATACAAATACTTTTGATACAGGTATTGCCCCGAGATATAATACTTTACATTATCGGTACCTCCAGAAACATTTAAGTCGTGCTGTGTCATCGGAGCCGTTTTAGCAATTACCGCATCATACCAGTTGGTGTTAGGATGCCCTAATGGATCAGTTCCGTTTTCGAACAGTGTAATATCCTCATCAGTATATCTTGGAGCACCATTTCTGCGCGCCAGAAGTTCATTATAGTACCTCGCAAACTGACCTGCATCAACCAGTTTGGTAACTCGGGTTGGCGATTGAAGCGAAACACTACCATTGTAAGAAACTGTTGGTTTGCCGGTTTTACCACGTTTAGTGGTAATCAACATCACCCCATTGGCTGCACGAACCCCATAAATAGCTGCTGACGCATCTTTTAATACCGAAACCGATTCGATATCTTCCGGATTGATCCGGCTAAAACTCCTGTCAGGAACACCATCAACCACTATTAATGGTCCGGCATTGGGATTTGAAAAACTGGTTGCCCCTCTGATAGATAGTGCAGAACCATCATTACCAGGCTCGCCAGAACGGTTTGTGGCAATTAAACCCGGCGTTCTGCCTGTTAGGTTATTGGAAAGATTCCCATTAGGACTTTGTTTGATTACATCACCCTTAACCTGTACCACAGCACCAGTTAGGGTAGCCTTTTTCTGCGTACCGTAACCAACCACTACTACATCGTTTAAATTATTATTTTCTTCTAATAGGGTAATTGATATGGTTTGTTTGCCATTTAAGGCTATTTCCTGCGGTGCAAAACCAATATAACGAATGCTTAAAATTTCATTCCCCTTTAACCCGCTTAAAGTAAAATTTCCATTTCCATCAGTTGTAGTTCCTTTCTGAGTGCCCTTAACCAGCACACTAACCCCGGGTAAACCTGCTTTCTTGGCATCGGTTATCCTGCCTTTAACCGTGCTATCGGCTTTTATCAAATTGCTGCCGAAATTTTTGCCTGCCTGATGCGCCCCTGCAAGTAACGGCGCAGTGAAACATAAGAGTACCAATAGCACTTTTATGCTCAAAAACTTTGGGATAAGAAACTTCCCATCCGATTTTTTTTTCAAATTCATAGATTGTTCTGTAATGTTGGTTTATTCACCTTTTTAATGATGATCGGGTAAAATTAGAGGGTGCAATACAAAACAAACTATGTTGAACGAACCAAACTCAGCACAAAACAACGTACCGCTAACTATTTTTAAATCAAAACTTTACAAAATAAAAAAAGGAAATTATGGACAACCTAATTGCGGTAGCAGCTTCAAATATTTTAAAGCAATAGATGAAATGCAGGGCTAAAGATGCCACACATTGAAGTTTAACTTAGTACCTTAAAGATTTATGTTAATTGTGAAAAATGCATAAATGGTTAATAACTCATTTGTTTTAAACAATGCCAGTTTGAAATTTAAAATGGTACATACCATAAAAAAAATCAACATATCTACTTATATACAAGCAATTTAGCCATACAAAAATTTACGCTGATTTTTGTATGGGCGCATCCTGTTAAGGATAAAATCTTATGATTAATTTTATCAAAATCAACAACTTAATAAACCCAATAAATGACCAAAAAACATTTTATATTTTCTCTCCTCTTCATGGCTGTGAGATTATGCAGCTTTGCACAACAAACTATAGAAATTGCCACCAAAAACAACGTACTTATTTTAGAAACGGATAAAGATAATACGTTACTATCAAGCTATATTGGCAAAAAGCTTGATAACACAGCTGAATATCCTGGCATCCAGGCATTAGATAAGTACAAACCGGGTTCTGATGATCTTTTGAATAAACGGGAAGCTTATATCGCATCAGGATCGTTAAACCTGATGGAACCTGCATTAACAGTAAGCCATGCCGATGGCAATAAATCAACGGTACTTACATTTTCTGAGGTAAAAACCGAACAGCTCGATCAGAACAGGAAATTAACCAGCATTGTACTAAAAGATCAGAAATATAAATTTCAGGTGACATTAAAATACCTGGCTTATTTTAACGAAAACGTAATCGAACAATGGGCAGAAATTGAGCATCACGAAAAAGGAAACGTTGTGCTGAAGAAATATGCTTCGGCAAACCTTACCCTGAGCGGACGTAAATTCTTTCTGAAAAACCAATATAGCGGTGCCACACGCGAAATGCGATCAGAAGAACAACAGTTGCTCCATGGCATCAAAACCATCGATTCGAAACTGGGTACCCGCACAAACCTGCTTCACTCCTCTTCTTTTATGGTTTCAATTGATCAGCCGGCCACCGAAGATATAGGCGAAGTAATTGCCGGCTCACTGGCCTGGACAGGGAATTTTAAACTCGATTTTGAAACTTTTGACGAGTATTATTTAAGGGTTACTGCAGGTATCAACAACTTTTCGTCGGATTATACCTTAAAAACAGGTGAAAATTTTATCACTCCGCGTTTTGTATATACCTATTCATCAGAGGGAAAAGGTGTGGCGAGCAGAAATCTGCAAAACTGGGCCCGAAACTACCAGTTACTGGATGGAAAAGGTGAAAGATCGACCATTTTAAACAACTGGGAAACCACTTATTTCGATTTTAATGATGAGAAACTGAATGAACTGACAAAAGACACTAAAAAATTAGGTGTTGACGTTTTTTTATTGGATGATGGCTGGTTTGGCAATAAATACCCGCGTAACGGTTCAACTTCGGGTTTGGGCGATTGGCAATATAACAGGCAAAAACTGAAAAACGGCATCAGCACTTTGGGCAAGGAAGCCACCGCTAATGGTGTAAAATTCGGGATCTGGATAGAGCCGGAAATGGTTAACCCAAAAAGTGAACTTTACGAAAATCATCCCGACTGGATCATCAGGCAGCCCGAAAGAAAAGAATATTACATGCGGAACCAACTGGTGCTTGATTTAACCAACCCGAAGGTTCAGGATTTTATTTATAAAACCGTTGATGATATTTTTAAGGAGGTGCCGGAACTTGCCTTTATTAAGTGGGACTGCAATTCACTGATCTACAATGCCAACTCGCCTACCTTAAAAAACCAGGATCATTTTTACATCGAATACATCAGGGGATTGAACAGTGTGCTGGAAAGGATCAGAAAAAAATATCCTAAAACACCAATGATGCTCTGCGCAGGAGGAGGCTCGAGGGTTGATTATGCCGCACTTAAATACTTTACTGAATTTTGGCCCAGCGATAATACCAATCCTTACGACCGTATCTTTATCCAGTGGGAATATTCTTATTATTTCCCTTCGATTGCCGTTGATAACCACATTACCGACATGGGCAAGCAGCCCATTAAATTTAAAACAGATGTGGCCATGATGGGCAAACTTGGTTATGATGTACGCGTAAATGAACTGAGTAAAAACGACCTGCTTTTTAGTCAGAATGCGGTTAAAACCTACAACAACTTCAAAGATATTGTATGGCATGGCCAGCAGTACCGTTTGCAGGATCCTTACGAAAACAAAATTGCCTCCATTGCTTATGTAAACGATGCTAAAGACCAGGCAATTGTTTTTAATTATTACGTAGCTACGCTTTTTACCAATGGGGTGATTCTACCAATCAAACTGAAAGGTCTTGATCCGGCTAAAAAATACAAAATAGAAGAAATTAACCTATATCCAGGCACCAAATCGCCTATTGACAGCGCTAAAGTGTATTCAGGTGATTTTTTAATGAAAGTTGGTTTTAATCCCGAAGTTAACGCTTACAGAACAAGCGTCGTGTTAAAAGTACAGGCGTTATAAATGAATAAATAATTAATGATTAAGGGTGACTTCTCGTCTCCCTTTTTTGCTTTATAATAACTATGAAAAAATATATCTTAAGCATTGCAGGCATCATTTTTACCGGTGTTGTTGTTTTATCCTTTACGAATAAAAAAGATCAGCCTCCTAAGCGTCCTAACATACTTTTTGCCATTATGGATGATGTTACCTATCAGCACGTAGGGGCTTATGGTTGCAAGTGGGTAAAAACACCAAATTTCGACCGGATTGCCAAAGATGGACTACTATTTAAAAATGCTTATACGCCAAATGCAAAATGCGCCCCGTCGCGCTCCTGTATTATTACCGGCCGAAATTCGTGGCAGCTGGAAGAAGCAGGCAACCATTGGTCTTACTTTCCGGCCAAATTTGCATCGTTTGCAGAGGTGCTGGCTCAAAATGGATATGAAGTAGGTTATACCGGAAAAGGAGTAGCACCTGTTGTGGCAAAAAATGCAGATGGCAGCCCACGCGAAGTGCTGGTAAAAGCGTTCAATCAGCTTAAAACAACGCCACCAACAACTCAAATCAGCAATGTAGATTATGCGGCCAATTTTGGTGCATTTTTAAGTAAAACAGGCAGTAAACCCTTCTTTTTTTGGTATGGAGGTTTAGAACCGCACCGCGGATATGAATTTAACTCGGGCATTAGTAAAGGAGGAAAAAATCTTACCGACATTCCGAATGCAGAAATTTACCCCTTTTTGCCAAAAACGGATTCGGTACGGACAGATTTACTGGATTATGCTTTTGAAATTGAATATTTCGACAAACAACTGGGCAAAATGTTGAAAATGCTTGAAGATAAAGGTGAACTGCACAACACCCTTATTGTGGTTACTTCTGATAATGGTATGCCTTTTCCGAGGGTTAAGGGGCAGGCTTATGAATACTCCAATCACCTTCCACTTGCAATGATGTGGGCCGATGGAATAGCTCATAAAGGCCGTAAGGTGGAAGATTTTATCAGTTTTATCGATCTTGCTCCTACCTTTTTGGATCTGGCCAAAGTTCCTTCCGGTAAAAATATGATGAAACCCATTACCGGAAAAAGTTTTGCAGATATTTTTAGCGCCGATAAAGAAAAGGTTTCCGCAAAACGGAATTTTGTACTGGTGGGTAAAGAGCGCCATGATGTTGGCCGTCCGAACGATGTGGGTTATCCCATCCGGGCGATCTTTCAGGAAAACTACCTGTTTATAAAAAATTTCGAGCCTGAAAGATGGCCTGCCGGAAACCCCGAAACAGGTTACTTAAATGTAGATGGTGGCCCAACCAAAACGGCTTGTTTAAATACAGTTTATTCGATCAATAATGATTTCAATTACTGGTTATGGTCGTTCGGGAAACGTAATAGCGAAGAATTGTATGATATTAAAAAAGATCCTGCCTGTTTAAATAATCTGATTACGGTTCCTTCGCAAAAAAACAGATCGACCCAACTAAAAAATAAATTATTGACCCTGTTAAAAGAACAGGCAGATCCCCGGGTTTTTGGCAAGGGCAGCCAATTTGACCAATATAAATATGCGGATAAAAAAGGTGTAAATTTTTACGACCGATACTTGAAAAAAGATACTACATTACGCTGGGGATGGGTAAATGATACTGATTTTCAGGATATTTCAAAAATTGAACGTACTAAAAAAGCGAGGAATAAATAGAAAAAAAGGTAGTTTCCGAAACCGGAAACTACCTTGCTAGAGAAAGCGGGTAATTTAGAGATTAATACAATCCCAGTTCAGATAAGGCTGCATACTGCGTTCCATCCCAGGCATTATTGGCAATAACCTTAAAATAGCGGAAGGTTTTAGGTGAACCGAAGCCAAAGTATTGCGTAGCACTGTTATTGGCAGCTTGTTTACTGAAAACACTGGTAAAATTAGTTCCATCACTACTGATTAATAATTCGAAATCTTTAATGGCCCTGCTGGCTCCCGCTCTTTGGGTAAGCGATAATCCGCCGTTTACAGTTTTAGCTGATCCCAGATCGATGGTAAGGTAATGCGGATAGCTTGCCGCATTTGACGACCAGCGTGAGTGCCAGAAGGTTGAGGTTGACCCATCTATTACATTGATTGCTTTACCATCTTCACCGGTTTCCTGCGAACTAAAAGCTGCAACAGACCAGCCTGTTTTTGACAATTCGGTTTTGGTCGAAAAATCGAGCACCGGTATACCATTTTGAAAGGTATAGGCATATACCGTTTCATTGATGATCCCGTTATCGTGTACTAGTTTTACTTTAAGTTCGTAAGGAATGCCATTTGTTTTATTTTCCAGTTCGGCAATCGGCATCACTACCCTAAAACTATCTGTTCCAATTGGCGAAGATGCCCAGGTAATGGCATTATAATCTTTATTCGTACCTGTACCCTCGTTATTTTCGTTTGGATCGTTGTAATAAAGCACTTTGTTTACCGTACCGCTGCTGGTGTACTTTCCAGACACCACAATAGCCCCTAAACCAGCATCGTAATTGGCATAAATCCGTTTTACGGAAGATGTTATTGTGCCATAATAGCTTTTACTATCGTTGTTAAATGCTTCGCAGGCATTAAATATAGCTGCTTCTGCATCTGTCAGGAAACTTGGTCTAACTTCTAAATAATAATTACTCAGCCACATCATCGGCATTTTATAATTGGTGTTGGTACCGTTTGCATAAATATTCTGTGAAACCCACTGCCTGTCGTGCGGCGCATTAAAGGCGTGGCCAAGCTCGTGCATCATCCCGCCAACCCATTTGGCAAAGTTGTTTCGGCCAGTGTTTAACACCCCTTTTAAAGCCATGTTCATATAAGGATTATCGTTAGCAAAGCAGTAACGGCCATAGCCATAAAAAGGCTGTACCCCTTCTAATGGTTGCGGGCCTTCGGTGCTATTGTTATCGTAGCCAAATGCAGGCACTAAAATGAGTACGTGGTTACTGGTTTTTAATCCGGGATGGGAAGCAAAATAGGCATCAATCTCGGTGGTATAGGCCGAACCGTTTGTGCCATAACTTGCTTTCGGGTTGGCAGCCCTGATGAGCACAATTTCTGCATTTCCGGTTGTTCCATCCTGTTTTAAGCCAAAGGTTTTAAAGCCATAACCCGCATTGTTCATGGCCGTGCCATACCAGTTTTGGGCGTATAACATTACATCGCTCAAACGTTTTTTCCAGTTGGGCAGCGTATCCAGGTCGGACGGAATAAAATAAACGATGGCCAGGTTTCTGGTCTGCGTAATAATTGAAGAAGTAGTAGCCGTTTTCTTTGGCCCTGTGGTTTCGCCTCCTTCAGGGGCAATTACCGCTTTTTTACATGATGATGCAAAGAGTAATGCAGCGCATAGTAAAGTTAAAAGGGTTGTGGTTCTTTTCATTGGTAGATTGGTTTTTAGTAACGGTAAACGTTAACCTCGGCTAAATGTGTTGATTTAGTTGTTGGCGAAGCCGCGTTTAACATGGTTATTTTGATGTACCGGTAAAGTGCCGGTGTAGAAAGCTGATAGGACTGGTAACTTTTCACCACTGGATCCATTGTTAGATTTTTGCCCTGCGAAACCCATGTTGTACCGTCTAAACTTGCATCCAAATCAAATTTAGTAAAGCCATTACTGTTGTTTTGCCTTGGGGCTAAATCTATACGGGTAACGTAAATGGCTGTTTTCATATCTACATTTATCCAATGTGGAAATGGAGGCTCAGCAAGGCTCCATGAGGAGTGCCAGTAAGTATTTACATCACCATCAATGGCTGCTGCAGTTCTTCCGTTTACGGCCCCTTCTCCGGTAAGTTCTTCCGTATCTGCCGTGGCGCTCCATCCTGTTTTTGAGGCAAGAACGGCGGTTAACTTTGGTGCCACAATAAAGGCAGTTTTAACCGTTGGATTAATCAGATAACCTGAAGCATTTTTTACACTGATGGGCAAGAGATAATCTTTTGTCGGATCAAACTTTTTGGAAAAATATTTAAGGCTGATAAAATCTGATGAAACCCCACCCTGTGGTATAGTTACATTCAGTTTATCGATTGAGTATGAATCGGCAGGAAACCGCTCGTAAAGGGCCGAGCCGTTATTTTTCCTGATTACATTTAAACTGTCGAAAGCTTTGTTATCTATTTCAAAAGTAACATTTATCGGGTTTTTAGGTAGCCCTAAGCCACCGAATTGTGCGTTAAACTTAAACGTTCTGGCATCATCGGTATAAGGGAAAATATTTAAATTCTGCAGGCCAACATTTGCCCTGGCCACAAAAATCTGGACCTTATCTTTCGAATCGGTTTCTTCTTCGTAGGAGGTATTTTTTTTGCAACCTGCTGCTACAATCCATGCAGCAGCTATAATACTCAGGTAACTTATATTTTTGATATTCATGATTGTTGTATTGTTAATAACCTGGAAATTGAACCAATTGCTTATTTCTGTCCATTTCATTCTGACCATAAGGAAGGAAGTAAAATTTACGCTGCCAGATGGCCCTGGTAAAGGCAATGGTACGGACATGAAAATTAGGATCGGATAAACTTGTACCTGCATCCATGTTCATTCCATAAAATGCACCACCCTGGTTTGATCCCTGTTGATTTGGAATTTTCCATCTGCGCACATCATAATACCTGTTGCCACCTTCGTAACAGAGTTCAATCCTTCTTTCCAGCCTGATCTGATTGCGTAAATCGCTTTGGCTTATCCCATTAGCCAGTTCAGGCAATCCACCACGGGTTCTGATCAGGTTAAGGTATTTCAGCACATCAGGGTTACCCGGGTCTGATTCGTTCAGTGCCTCAGCATAGTTTAAATACAATTCTGCCAGTCTGATCAACATCGCCGGACGAGCCACGGTAACATAAGGATTCATACTAAATGTTGGGTGGATATTTTTTCTGGCGGTATATCCTGTTTTTGGCCAATCTCTCGGTACACCTGCTTTACCAGAAGTTCCTGTATTAAAAAATTCAACCCTGGCATTATTTGCACCAGTTTTGGCCACTCCCGGATTTACAGCCCCATTGAAGGTAACATCTGCATAAAAACGCGGCTCCCGGTTGGTGTACATGGTATTGGTACCTGCCACATAATATTCGTTTGCTGTTGAGGTATAGGTATTTTCTTTATAAATGGCACTGGTGGTGATGTTATTTCCATCGGCCATTCTAAAATCATCCACAAGGCTCTGCACTACACCAAGGCCATTATAACCTGTTCCCTGGGTAGAACGTGGCGAAGCCGAAGCTTCCCAGGAACCTGATATTGCTGTTGATGTTCTCAACCAGATCCCTTCCGTTTTCCAGCCACTCCAATATAAATCCCTGCACGATAAAAATGCCGCCCTGAAGGGTGTAGTGCTGGTTACCTTGTAAATTCCCTTTCCGTTTGCTTCTGCCAGATCGATGGCAGCTTTTGCTGCATCTGAAGCAGCTTTCCACCTCGTTGCATCGTAACTTTGATTGAACAGTTGTTTGCCATCTAAATTTTTAAAGTCTGATAGCTCTGTATTTCCGTTAAACAAGGGGCTGGCGTGATATAATAATATCTGCGATTTTACCGCTGCCACAATAATCTTGTTTATTCTGCCCGCTTTAGTCACATCCAGATCAGAAGTGCCATTGATATAGTTGTTCAACGGTAGTTTACTTTCGGCTTCGGTCATCTGTGAGAGCACAAAAGCCACACACTCATCCCAGGAGCTTCTCGGAATCTGGAAGTTATCTTCAGGAGTTGATGCTTTTAATGGTGCAATTACCACCGGACCAACCTGTTTCATAAATATCCAATAGTAATAAGCGCGTAAAAACTGTGCTTCGCCTTTATATTGTTTAATTAAATCAGCTCCGTTTGCAAGTGCCTTGATCTCTTCGTTACGGTCGATGTTTTCTAAAAATATGGTACATAACCTGATTTTTTCGTAAAAAGCATTCATTCCCGACGAATTCTGATCGGCATTTAGCGCACCACTGTTTATTGGTGGGTTGGTCCAGTTACTGGCATCCATTTCATCGGCAGTAATAGAAGTAATGTAGTTGTAGGGCATATCCCATGGATCGGGAATGGAAGAATACAATCCGGCCAGCCACCTTTCGGTTTGAGACCTGTTTTGAAATACCCCGTCAACTGTAACCAGGTTATCGGGCACAGCATCAAAGAAACCTTTTTTACAGCCCACAGGCAGTAAAAAAACCAAGCATAATGCCATAAATGCCAGTAATTTTATCTTAATTTTTTTCATGATGATTTATTGAAAATTAACGCGTAAACCTAAATTGTAAGTGGT
Proteins encoded:
- a CDS encoding discoidin domain-containing protein, whose protein sequence is MKRTTTLLTLLCAALLFASSCKKAVIAPEGGETTGPKKTATTSSIITQTRNLAIVYFIPSDLDTLPNWKKRLSDVMLYAQNWYGTAMNNAGYGFKTFGLKQDGTTGNAEIVLIRAANPKASYGTNGSAYTTEIDAYFASHPGLKTSNHVLILVPAFGYDNNSTEGPQPLEGVQPFYGYGRYCFANDNPYMNMALKGVLNTGRNNFAKWVGGMMHELGHAFNAPHDRQWVSQNIYANGTNTNYKMPMMWLSNYYLEVRPSFLTDAEAAIFNACEAFNNDSKSYYGTITSSVKRIYANYDAGLGAIVVSGKYTSSGTVNKVLYYNDPNENNEGTGTNKDYNAITWASSPIGTDSFRVVMPIAELENKTNGIPYELKVKLVHDNGIINETVYAYTFQNGIPVLDFSTKTELSKTGWSVAAFSSQETGEDGKAINVIDGSTSTFWHSRWSSNAASYPHYLTIDLGSAKTVNGGLSLTQRAGASRAIKDFELLISSDGTNFTSVFSKQAANNSATQYFGFGSPKTFRYFKVIANNAWDGTQYAALSELGLY
- a CDS encoding sulfatase family protein translates to MKKYILSIAGIIFTGVVVLSFTNKKDQPPKRPNILFAIMDDVTYQHVGAYGCKWVKTPNFDRIAKDGLLFKNAYTPNAKCAPSRSCIITGRNSWQLEEAGNHWSYFPAKFASFAEVLAQNGYEVGYTGKGVAPVVAKNADGSPREVLVKAFNQLKTTPPTTQISNVDYAANFGAFLSKTGSKPFFFWYGGLEPHRGYEFNSGISKGGKNLTDIPNAEIYPFLPKTDSVRTDLLDYAFEIEYFDKQLGKMLKMLEDKGELHNTLIVVTSDNGMPFPRVKGQAYEYSNHLPLAMMWADGIAHKGRKVEDFISFIDLAPTFLDLAKVPSGKNMMKPITGKSFADIFSADKEKVSAKRNFVLVGKERHDVGRPNDVGYPIRAIFQENYLFIKNFEPERWPAGNPETGYLNVDGGPTKTACLNTVYSINNDFNYWLWSFGKRNSEELYDIKKDPACLNNLITVPSQKNRSTQLKNKLLTLLKEQADPRVFGKGSQFDQYKYADKKGVNFYDRYLKKDTTLRWGWVNDTDFQDISKIERTKKARNK
- a CDS encoding alpha-galactosidase, which codes for MAVRLCSFAQQTIEIATKNNVLILETDKDNTLLSSYIGKKLDNTAEYPGIQALDKYKPGSDDLLNKREAYIASGSLNLMEPALTVSHADGNKSTVLTFSEVKTEQLDQNRKLTSIVLKDQKYKFQVTLKYLAYFNENVIEQWAEIEHHEKGNVVLKKYASANLTLSGRKFFLKNQYSGATREMRSEEQQLLHGIKTIDSKLGTRTNLLHSSSFMVSIDQPATEDIGEVIAGSLAWTGNFKLDFETFDEYYLRVTAGINNFSSDYTLKTGENFITPRFVYTYSSEGKGVASRNLQNWARNYQLLDGKGERSTILNNWETTYFDFNDEKLNELTKDTKKLGVDVFLLDDGWFGNKYPRNGSTSGLGDWQYNRQKLKNGISTLGKEATANGVKFGIWIEPEMVNPKSELYENHPDWIIRQPERKEYYMRNQLVLDLTNPKVQDFIYKTVDDIFKEVPELAFIKWDCNSLIYNANSPTLKNQDHFYIEYIRGLNSVLERIRKKYPKTPMMLCAGGGSRVDYAALKYFTEFWPSDNTNPYDRIFIQWEYSYYFPSIAVDNHITDMGKQPIKFKTDVAMMGKLGYDVRVNELSKNDLLFSQNAVKTYNNFKDIVWHGQQYRLQDPYENKIASIAYVNDAKDQAIVFNYYVATLFTNGVILPIKLKGLDPAKKYKIEEINLYPGTKSPIDSAKVYSGDFLMKVGFNPEVNAYRTSVVLKVQAL
- a CDS encoding BT_3987 domain-containing protein; the encoded protein is MNIKNISYLSIIAAAWIVAAGCKKNTSYEEETDSKDKVQIFVARANVGLQNLNIFPYTDDARTFKFNAQFGGLGLPKNPINVTFEIDNKAFDSLNVIRKNNGSALYERFPADSYSIDKLNVTIPQGGVSSDFISLKYFSKKFDPTKDYLLPISVKNASGYLINPTVKTAFIVAPKLTAVLASKTGWSATADTEELTGEGAVNGRTAAAIDGDVNTYWHSSWSLAEPPFPHWINVDMKTAIYVTRIDLAPRQNNSNGFTKFDLDASLDGTTWVSQGKNLTMDPVVKSYQSYQLSTPALYRYIKITMLNAASPTTKSTHLAEVNVYRY
- a CDS encoding SusC/RagA family TonB-linked outer membrane protein — its product is MNLKKKSDGKFLIPKFLSIKVLLVLLCFTAPLLAGAHQAGKNFGSNLIKADSTVKGRITDAKKAGLPGVSVLVKGTQKGTTTDGNGNFTLSGLKGNEILSIRYIGFAPQEIALNGKQTISITLLEENNNLNDVVVVGYGTQKKATLTGAVVQVKGDVIKQSPNGNLSNNLTGRTPGLIATNRSGEPGNDGSALSIRGATSFSNPNAGPLIVVDGVPDRSFSRINPEDIESVSVLKDASAAIYGVRAANGVMLITTKRGKTGKPTVSYNGSVSLQSPTRVTKLVDAGQFARYYNELLARRNGAPRYTDEDITLFENGTDPLGHPNTNWYDAVIAKTAPMTQHDLNVSGGTDNVKYYISGQYLYQKYLYNESPFNYNQKNLRANIDANITKDLKVSLDLSGRNEDKYAPLDNANLNGGVFMAILAQYPTVAAKYPNGLYGTGTTTGSNPLLRVTDQPGYDRQLSYYAQATGTIDLKMPWVTKGLYLNAYAGLDNTFWQYKRLSRPYDNYDYNKTTGEYINKKESTNGNLIGLNETWGRTRRNTYNIKLGYDRVFASDHNVSSIFGYEETDYLTAQTTTGSRSLLSDQLPFLGLANPDPTFLSNGGSGDQNGRRSVFGRVNYSYKEKYLFEFSGRYNGSFNFGPGNKFGFFPGISAGWVMSKENFFGKALPFVSFAKLRGSWGILGDDAISPYLYLSTYKINQNAYYFGNPDVPALGLATNVSPNPNFTWEKVKSMDIGLELGFFNNALTFNGDYFWRHRYDILTQRNASIPSYTGLGGKLPPENIGIANSNGFELELNYNGKIGTDFSYTVGGNFTHTNNEIVFMDESPLTIDYQRQTGYPIRSFLIYKTDGIYNNQAEINNYTNANGGKVTPLTGSKPGDIKYVDINNDGKITSNDRERFFDSQIPRNNFGINLGLRYKGFGVEALFYGVSGVKHIIRPQGNNSETTPALWQYEGRWTPQTPDNNLPAAFDRNSTVNNLDSDFWLNDGAFLRLKTLQLSYDLPKEFLSKIKVRSARVFVNGSNLFVLSKIKNYDPELNYVPSDNNGYYVNGAYYPQTRIIGAGVNVSF